The Alicyclobacillus macrosporangiidus CPP55 genome segment TTCTGCGGGGACGGCTTGGGGCACCGCCTCGTCGAGGACCGGATCGTACCCGATGTACAGGTCCATGCCATCAAAATACCACAGATCCGCCTCCCGGACGAAGACCCGCATGCCGTGGTGCTCTTCGGCCACGACGGGGCCCGCCGGGACGTCCTTGCTCATTCCGAGGGAGAATCCAGGGTGAATGTCAGACTGGCCTCCGTAGCGGGCGAAGACGCACACCGCGTCCTGCGGCCCTAAATTGAGTTCACGCTTCAGCCACTGGGCGGCCTCCGCAGAAAACCTTATCTGCACGGCCATCCCCCCCTCTCGTCTGGTGGCGGGACGCCCGCCCGATGAACGGCATGAAGCGGGCCCCACTCCCATTATCGCATCCGATGCGGAGAATCGCATCGTCCATTCGGATTATGCTTCTGGAAGGAAGGAGGAGCTGGCGTGAAAAAGGTGTTGTTCGCGACGGACGGATCGGCCCCTTCGGAAAAAGCCGGCCGTATGGTGCGGTCGCTGCTCGAGTCCTGGCCGGACGCGGAGGTGCTGATCCTGTATGTGACCCCCATCGCCCCGTACCCGGCGGAGACCCTGGTCACGGACGTGGTGGTCCGTGCGGAAGAGGAGTTTGCGCAGGAAGTGGAAGCGGCGAGCCGGTCCTGGTTCGCGGGCTATGAGGATCGCCTACGTTTCCGCAACATCCGGGGCGTCCCGGTGCGTATCATCTGCGATCTCGCGGAGGAAGAGGGGGTCGACCTGATTGTCTTGGGCCGGCGCGGACGCGGGGCACTCAATCACCTGTTGATGGGCAGCGTCAGCCAAGGCGTCCTGCACCACGCGAAGGTGCCGGTCATGGTGGTGCCCTGACGGAATCGTGCGCGCCTCCTATGCAGAAACTTCTGCGCGCGGGTATAATGAGGTCTGTATCCCGGCGTGTGCCGGTGGAACCGCCCTGAAGACGGAGGATGGCTCGCCACGGTGAACATGAACTCTTCAAGATTCACCCCTGCCCGGAAGATTGCGCTCGGCTACGCGGCGCTGGCCGTGGCGGGTTCTCTTTTGTTGATGCTGCCGTGGTGCCGGCGTGTACCGGTGCATTACACGGACGCGCTCTTCACGGCGGCGAGCGCCAGCTATGTCACCGGCCTGACCACCGTCACCCCGGCGACGACGTGGACGCCTCTGGGAGCGGTGGTCATCGCACTGTTGATCCAAATCGGCGGGGCCGGCATCACGTTCGTCACGACCCTGGTGTATTTGGCCCTGGGCCGCAAGATCAATCTGGGAGAACGGAAATTCATCGCAGAAGACAAAAACTTCGGGGTGCACGGGATCGTGCGGCTCATCAAGAGCGTGTTGCACTTCAGCCTGGCGATTGAAGGTATCGCGGCTGTGGTGTTCGCGCTCTATTTTCACTTTCACTACGGGTACCCCTGGGTGCGCGCGGCGGGATTCGCGGCGTTTCACGCGATCTCGGCGTTCAACAACGCCGGGTTCGACCTGTGGGGCAGCTCCCTCGACGGATTTCAGACGGACGCCGTGGTGCTCTTCCTCACCAGCGTCCTCATCATCCTCGGCGGGTTGGGCTTCGTGGTCCTTGCGGAGCTGTATTCGTACCACCGCCACCGGACGCTGAGCTTGCACACGCGCATTGTGCTGTCGGTGACCAGCGTCCTGCTGTTGTCCGGGACGGCGCTCACCTTGTTGTTCGAAGCCGGCCACTCGATGGCCCATCTAAGTTGGCCATACAAGGTGCTCAACGCGTGGTTTTCGTCCGTCACGCTGCGCACCTGTGGTTTCGAATCGGTGCCCATCGGGCACATGCGCGACGTGACTTGGTTTATCTACGTGGTATACATGTTTATCGGCGCGTCGCCGGGATCGACCGGAGGCGGCATCAAGACGACCACCACGTACACCATGGTCAAGACCGCCCTGGCGACTATCCGCGGCCGGGCGGACATCGTCGCCTGGGAGCGGACCATCCCGTGGGATATCGCCATCAAGTCGTTGGTCATCTTCATGCTGTCGCTGGGCGTGGTGATGGCAGGGACTCTGGTGGCAGCTGTATTCGAGCCGAGCATCGAGTTCATCCGGCTCCTGTTTGAGGTGGTCTCTGCGTTTGGGACGGTGGGGCTGACCACCGGGATCACCGGGATCATCGGCGAACCGATGAAGTGGGTGCTGATTTTCACCATGTACATCGGGCGCATCGGGATTCTGACGTTCCTCGTCAGCTTGTCGGAACGCGTGCGTTCGCACGCGCGCTATGTCGAGGAGCGAATTCTGATTGGATAGAGGGATGACAGCGTGGCACGCAAGATGAAGACGATCGGCATCATCGGTGCGGGGCGGTTCGGGACCGGCGCGGCCAGGGAATTGGTCCGGTTGGGACATGAGGTGCTGGTGGTCGACCGGGATCCCGACGCGCTCGATCCGCTGGCCGAGATGTGTCACACCGCTATCGGCAACGCGGAGAGCATGGAGTTTCTGGTGGAGGTCGGATTCAAGGACGTGGACGCGGCCATCATCGCCATCGGAGACGATCAGACCGCCTCCAACTACGCCACCATCAACTGCAAGGACCTCGGGCTGTACGTGGTCGCGAAGGCCACGAACGTCACCCACGGCAAGATCCTGGAGCGTCTTGGCGCGGACCGGGTGATGTACCCCGAATACGATTCGGGCATCCGCTTGGCGCGGCTGCTGACGCGATCGAGCATCCTCGAGATGGTGGAGCTGTACGAGGAGATCTTCACCATGGAGTTGCAGGCGGGGCCGCAGATGATCAACCACACCCTGGCAGAGCTGAACCTGACAGGGCGCTTTGGCGTGCAGGTGGTGTTGATCGTCCGCGGCAAGCACAAACTGTTCCCGGTCTCCGCCCAAGACCGCATCCTCGAAGGCGACAAGCTGATGTGCATTGGCACGTCCGATTCACTCAACCAGATGGCGCGCCGATACCAGAAGTGATGCTTCC includes the following:
- a CDS encoding HesB/YadR/YfhF family protein, translated to MAVQIRFSAEAAQWLKRELNLGPQDAVCVFARYGGQSDIHPGFSLGMSKDVPAGPVVAEEHHGMRVFVREADLWYFDGMDLYIGYDPVLDEAVPQAVPAEAKADHRAV
- a CDS encoding universal stress protein is translated as MKKVLFATDGSAPSEKAGRMVRSLLESWPDAEVLILYVTPIAPYPAETLVTDVVVRAEEEFAQEVEAASRSWFAGYEDRLRFRNIRGVPVRIICDLAEEEGVDLIVLGRRGRGALNHLLMGSVSQGVLHHAKVPVMVVP
- a CDS encoding TrkH family potassium uptake protein, which translates into the protein MNSSRFTPARKIALGYAALAVAGSLLLMLPWCRRVPVHYTDALFTAASASYVTGLTTVTPATTWTPLGAVVIALLIQIGGAGITFVTTLVYLALGRKINLGERKFIAEDKNFGVHGIVRLIKSVLHFSLAIEGIAAVVFALYFHFHYGYPWVRAAGFAAFHAISAFNNAGFDLWGSSLDGFQTDAVVLFLTSVLIILGGLGFVVLAELYSYHRHRTLSLHTRIVLSVTSVLLLSGTALTLLFEAGHSMAHLSWPYKVLNAWFSSVTLRTCGFESVPIGHMRDVTWFIYVVYMFIGASPGSTGGGIKTTTTYTMVKTALATIRGRADIVAWERTIPWDIAIKSLVIFMLSLGVVMAGTLVAAVFEPSIEFIRLLFEVVSAFGTVGLTTGITGIIGEPMKWVLIFTMYIGRIGILTFLVSLSERVRSHARYVEERILIG
- a CDS encoding potassium channel family protein, translating into MARKMKTIGIIGAGRFGTGAARELVRLGHEVLVVDRDPDALDPLAEMCHTAIGNAESMEFLVEVGFKDVDAAIIAIGDDQTASNYATINCKDLGLYVVAKATNVTHGKILERLGADRVMYPEYDSGIRLARLLTRSSILEMVELYEEIFTMELQAGPQMINHTLAELNLTGRFGVQVVLIVRGKHKLFPVSAQDRILEGDKLMCIGTSDSLNQMARRYQK